In Flavobacterium gelatinilyticum, a genomic segment contains:
- a CDS encoding AAA family ATPase, translated as MNLYELVVTDTEKIALDDLLFSEENKLALTQIIKEHKYIDELKKYNLKVDNKILLHGHSGCGKTTTAKAIATALNKSIVIINLSTLINAKIGETSKNVKAIFDKAIREKAVLFLDEFDQIGKSRDNDDKDVAELKRLVNTIIQLIDYFPTDSLLICATNYYNSIDTALLRRFQVKLQFEMPDQEQLNVYYEKLLADFPVHFQDIPRKYSISYAEAKDYIHTTMKRQIIAELELKEQQKLNEVIQ; from the coding sequence ATGAATCTGTACGAACTTGTTGTAACTGATACTGAAAAAATTGCGCTCGATGATCTTCTTTTCAGCGAAGAGAATAAATTGGCTTTGACTCAAATTATTAAGGAGCATAAATATATCGACGAATTAAAAAAGTACAATCTTAAGGTTGATAATAAAATACTGCTTCACGGACATTCTGGCTGTGGCAAAACCACAACAGCAAAAGCAATTGCGACAGCTTTAAACAAAAGCATCGTGATTATAAACCTCAGCACTTTAATTAATGCTAAAATTGGCGAGACTTCTAAAAATGTAAAAGCCATTTTTGATAAAGCGATCCGCGAAAAAGCGGTTCTATTTCTGGATGAATTTGACCAGATTGGGAAAAGCCGTGATAACGATGATAAGGATGTAGCCGAATTGAAACGTTTGGTAAACACGATAATCCAGTTAATTGATTATTTCCCAACCGACAGTTTGTTAATCTGTGCTACCAATTATTACAACAGCATCGATACGGCTTTATTGAGAAGATTTCAGGTAAAATTACAATTTGAAATGCCGGATCAGGAACAATTGAATGTTTACTACGAAAAGTTATTAGCTGATTTCCCGGTTCATTTTCAGGATATTCCAAGAAAATATAGTATTTCTTATGCTGAAGCAAAAGATTACATCCACACTACAATGAAAAGACAGATTATTGCTGAGCTGGAGTTAAAAGAA
- a CDS encoding YggS family pyridoxal phosphate-dependent enzyme: MKEDIILNLKQVHERIENACKTAGRDSADVQLLLATKTVPAEKIRIAIEAGETLMGENKMQELRDKDSELRNLNIERHFIGHLQTNKIKDVLKYATCIQSLDRLSLAQELDKQLQKEGRKLDVFVQVNTSFEESKFGLAPDAVISFIREIKQYETLTIKGLMTIGLLDVEKEKMRPSLRLLREIRDEIYNAKIDGITDLKLSMGMSQDLELAIAEGSNMVRVGTSIFGNRFLGKEIWNENIAE, translated from the coding sequence ATGAAAGAGGATATTATTTTGAATTTAAAACAGGTGCATGAGCGAATAGAAAACGCCTGTAAAACCGCAGGCAGAGATTCGGCTGATGTTCAGTTATTGCTTGCAACGAAAACGGTACCTGCCGAAAAAATCCGTATTGCCATTGAAGCCGGAGAAACTTTAATGGGCGAAAATAAGATGCAGGAACTCCGTGATAAAGATTCGGAACTACGAAATCTTAATATTGAACGTCATTTTATTGGTCATCTTCAGACGAACAAAATCAAAGATGTTTTAAAATATGCAACTTGTATTCAATCTCTTGACCGATTAAGTCTTGCGCAGGAATTAGACAAACAATTGCAGAAAGAAGGCAGAAAACTTGATGTTTTCGTTCAGGTCAATACTTCTTTTGAGGAAAGCAAATTTGGTCTGGCTCCAGATGCAGTTATTTCATTTATAAGAGAAATAAAGCAATATGAAACTCTTACAATCAAAGGGTTAATGACGATTGGTTTATTAGATGTCGAAAAGGAAAAAATGAGACCTTCTCTCCGATTGCTTCGGGAAATACGAGATGAAATCTACAATGCCAAAATTGACGGTATAACTGATTTAAAACTTTCGATGGGAATGTCGCAGGATTTGGAACTCGCCATTGCCGAAGGTTCAAACATGGTGCGGGTGGGAACTTCTATTTTTGGAAACCGATTTTTGGGAAAAGAAATCTGGAATGAGAATATTGCAGAATAA
- a CDS encoding thioredoxin family protein yields MSKSIFYHAGCPVCVSAEHDILNLVQDVEVVNIGEDRSRIGEAQKAGVQSVPALVTPNGNVLHINFGASMEDVIG; encoded by the coding sequence ATGAGCAAATCAATTTTTTATCACGCAGGCTGTCCGGTTTGCGTAAGCGCAGAACACGACATTTTAAATTTAGTTCAGGATGTTGAAGTAGTAAATATTGGAGAAGACAGATCTCGTATTGGCGAAGCTCAAAAAGCGGGAGTACAATCGGTTCCGGCTTTGGTTACACCAAACGGAAATGTACTGCACATTAATTTTGGAGCCTCTATGGAGGATGTGATTGGGTAA
- a CDS encoding DUF2024 family protein: protein MKVAVWDTYVTRKDGKIMHFDILVDENTVDTNQIFEYGKEYLKTVSQEGQPLTSNECRFCHIDKAPAEIENQIRENGFSIIEMENCN, encoded by the coding sequence ATGAAAGTAGCAGTATGGGATACTTATGTAACCCGAAAAGACGGAAAAATTATGCATTTTGATATTCTGGTTGATGAGAATACAGTTGATACCAATCAGATTTTCGAATATGGAAAAGAATATCTTAAAACAGTTTCTCAGGAAGGTCAGCCATTGACTTCAAATGAATGTCGATTTTGCCACATTGATAAAGCGCCGGCAGAAATTGAAAATCAAATTCGCGAGAACGGATTTTCGATTATTGAAATGGAAAACTGTAATTAA
- a CDS encoding MarR family winged helix-turn-helix transcriptional regulator — protein MKNIFDLEIQNNSVDGKIVAGLERLSQVFKVLLWEKAKKHDLSPIQIQILIFIKHHSAAKTTVSYLSKEFNLTKATVSDTIKILERKEYISKIENEKDSRSYSMELTAKGLEIVLLTEDFTDPLFDLVAQRSENDKTILWKNMTSIIEQLHNLQVINVQSTCYNCGYFVQRDGKKHCQLMDIPLKTNDIRLDCPDHKAVRL, from the coding sequence ATGAAAAATATCTTCGACTTAGAAATACAAAACAATAGTGTAGACGGAAAAATTGTAGCCGGATTAGAACGTTTGTCTCAGGTTTTTAAAGTTTTGTTATGGGAAAAAGCCAAAAAACACGATTTGAGTCCGATACAGATTCAGATTTTGATTTTTATAAAACACCATTCCGCAGCGAAAACAACGGTTAGTTATCTGTCTAAAGAATTCAATTTGACCAAAGCGACTGTAAGTGATACGATTAAAATTTTGGAGAGAAAAGAATACATTTCTAAAATTGAAAATGAGAAAGATTCCAGAAGTTACAGCATGGAACTGACCGCAAAAGGTTTAGAAATAGTTCTTTTAACCGAAGATTTTACAGATCCGTTATTTGATTTGGTTGCTCAAAGATCAGAAAATGATAAAACGATTCTCTGGAAAAATATGACTTCTATTATTGAGCAATTACATAATTTACAAGTCATAAACGTACAAAGCACTTGTTATAACTGTGGTTATTTTGTACAGCGAGACGGAAAAAAACATTGCCAATTGATGGATATTCCTTTAAAAACAAACGATATCAGACTCGATTGTCCAGATCATAAAGCGGTTCGTTTATAA
- a CDS encoding PLP-dependent aminotransferase family protein → MLRPWQFEIHLDKKSDKALYLQIADAIINAVKSGKLTSGNALPGSRQLAGLLNVNRNTVIEALDVLIAEGWLVTMDRKGTFIADILPEVNSNKNSETKPNISIEESKPYLVFDDGFPDSRLAPMNDLARAYREIFNRKSRWQIMGYSNEFGNLEFRKAIVQMLNFKRGMNVSLEQICITRGSQMAMYLASHCLLSKGDFVMIENPGYKPAWQAFENAGASLIPISVDKDGLDLNEVEKHLKKNPTIKAIYLTPHHQYPTSVTMSLKKRLKLIELSNQYGFTIIEDDYDNEFHFGQRPILPISSYSNAKNFIYIGTLSKIVAPALRIGYLVSSAENVQKAANHRKIIDVQGDNIMEEAVLNLINEGKIKRHLKKTNLIYKAKRDYFESLCNQHLKDKAVFTKPEGGLAFWIVPNKIVDTEKICTELLSKGIKIINPDKFSFDSPINGFRLGYASLTEEQLQEGITALAKYL, encoded by the coding sequence ATGTTACGACCTTGGCAATTCGAAATTCATTTAGATAAAAAATCAGACAAAGCATTGTATTTGCAAATTGCAGATGCGATCATCAATGCCGTTAAATCAGGCAAACTAACAAGCGGTAATGCATTGCCAGGAAGCCGGCAATTAGCGGGATTATTAAACGTAAACCGAAATACGGTTATAGAAGCACTAGATGTTTTGATTGCCGAAGGCTGGCTGGTTACAATGGATCGTAAAGGAACTTTTATTGCCGATATTCTTCCGGAAGTAAATTCTAATAAAAATTCAGAAACCAAACCGAATATTTCTATTGAAGAATCAAAACCGTATCTTGTTTTTGATGATGGCTTTCCAGACAGCCGACTTGCACCAATGAACGATCTTGCCCGTGCTTACCGAGAAATATTCAACCGAAAATCGCGCTGGCAGATTATGGGTTACAGTAATGAATTTGGGAATCTGGAATTCCGAAAAGCGATCGTACAAATGCTGAATTTTAAAAGAGGGATGAATGTTTCTCTGGAACAAATCTGCATTACACGAGGCAGTCAGATGGCGATGTATCTGGCTTCGCATTGTTTATTGTCTAAAGGTGATTTTGTAATGATAGAAAATCCGGGATATAAACCGGCATGGCAGGCTTTTGAAAACGCAGGTGCTTCATTAATCCCGATAAGCGTCGATAAAGATGGTTTGGATTTAAATGAAGTCGAAAAACATCTGAAGAAAAATCCCACTATAAAAGCCATTTATTTAACACCGCATCATCAATATCCAACTTCGGTTACAATGAGTTTAAAAAAACGTTTAAAGCTCATTGAACTTTCTAATCAATACGGATTTACGATTATAGAAGATGATTATGATAATGAATTTCATTTTGGACAACGCCCAATTCTGCCTATTTCAAGTTACAGCAATGCGAAGAACTTTATTTACATTGGCACATTAAGTAAGATTGTAGCTCCGGCACTTCGAATTGGTTATTTGGTAAGTTCTGCTGAAAATGTTCAGAAAGCTGCGAATCATCGAAAAATTATTGATGTGCAAGGTGATAATATTATGGAAGAAGCGGTTTTGAATCTTATTAACGAAGGAAAAATCAAAAGGCATCTAAAAAAAACAAACCTGATTTACAAGGCAAAAAGAGATTATTTCGAAAGTTTGTGCAATCAACACCTTAAAGATAAAGCCGTTTTTACCAAACCCGAAGGCGGTCTGGCGTTTTGGATTGTTCCTAATAAAATAGTCGATACAGAGAAAATCTGCACCGAATTACTTTCTAAAGGAATCAAAATTATAAATCCTGATAAGTTCAGTTTTGACAGTCCAATAAATGGTTTTAGACTGGGTTACGCCTCTTTAACCGAAGAACAATTGCAGGAAGGAATTACAGCGCTTGCAAAATATTTATAA
- a CDS encoding DUF3861 domain-containing protein has translation MEKRSNKYYLTLSLKEYANGETEPAKELGIEFDNHDEIFGIIERIKDKNIFENPHEATQFAIGLKLFSEIKLKHRKNPLFNELNDVFPVFMKKLKSL, from the coding sequence ATGGAAAAAAGATCAAATAAATATTACCTTACTCTAAGCCTGAAAGAATACGCAAACGGCGAAACTGAACCTGCAAAAGAACTTGGAATTGAGTTTGACAATCACGACGAAATATTCGGAATTATAGAAAGAATCAAAGACAAAAATATATTCGAAAATCCGCATGAGGCCACACAGTTTGCCATTGGACTGAAATTATTCAGCGAAATCAAATTAAAGCACCGTAAAAATCCTTTATTTAATGAATTAAACGATGTTTTTCCGGTATTTATGAAAAAACTAAAAAGCTTGTAG
- a CDS encoding LytR/AlgR family response regulator transcription factor, translating into MITLKCIAVDDEPLALKLVQTFIEQTPFLELSASCDNAVEAMSLIKEKQPDLVFLDINMPNLTGMELARLLQEQPGLTPKIVFTTAYNHYAIEGYRVNAVDYLLKPFSYEEFLRAANKVLQITEEASNNFQTISADDEFIFLKVEYQWVRISLKDILYIESLKDYVKVHLDDNQKAVMSLISLKALEEKLPSAKFMRVHRSFIVALDKINAITKNSIIIGKTEITVGEQYKETFKTIVDKWLK; encoded by the coding sequence ATGATAACATTAAAATGTATAGCAGTCGATGACGAACCCCTCGCCTTAAAACTGGTGCAGACTTTTATTGAGCAGACACCTTTTTTAGAATTAAGTGCGAGCTGCGACAATGCGGTTGAAGCCATGTCTTTAATCAAAGAAAAACAACCAGACCTTGTCTTTCTCGACATCAATATGCCCAATTTAACAGGGATGGAACTGGCAAGACTTTTACAGGAACAACCTGGATTAACGCCAAAAATCGTTTTTACTACCGCATACAATCATTACGCAATTGAAGGTTACAGGGTAAATGCGGTCGATTATCTTTTAAAACCCTTCAGCTACGAAGAATTTTTACGTGCTGCCAACAAAGTGCTTCAGATAACCGAAGAAGCTTCCAATAATTTCCAGACTATTTCTGCCGACGATGAATTTATCTTTTTAAAAGTCGAATACCAATGGGTCCGCATTTCGCTAAAGGATATTTTATACATCGAAAGTTTAAAAGATTACGTAAAAGTGCATCTTGATGATAATCAAAAAGCGGTGATGTCACTTATTTCCTTAAAAGCTTTAGAAGAAAAACTTCCTTCTGCCAAATTCATGAGAGTACACCGATCCTTTATTGTGGCTCTTGACAAAATCAATGCGATTACCAAAAATTCAATTATAATTGGAAAAACCGAAATTACAGTTGGTGAACAATATAAAGAAACATTTAAAACCATTGTAGACAAATGGTTAAAATAA